A window from Leptospira levettii encodes these proteins:
- a CDS encoding antitoxin: protein MKSKIDKTSKKIPTLSKEENDILTSYEAGEWKSIGLNNKLISSYQKAASATLAKNKRINIRLNQLDLQSIQKKAFEEGLPYQTFISSLIHKFVTGKLIEK, encoded by the coding sequence ATGAAATCTAAAATAGACAAAACTTCAAAAAAAATTCCTACCCTTTCTAAAGAAGAAAATGATATTCTCACATCATATGAAGCTGGTGAATGGAAATCAATCGGATTGAATAATAAATTAATCAGTAGTTACCAGAAAGCTGCTTCTGCGACATTAGCAAAGAACAAAAGGATTAACATTAGGCTTAATCAATTGGATTTACAATCAATTCAAAAGAAAGCTTTCGAAGAAGGATTACCTTACCAAACATTTATTTCTAGCTTAATTCATAAATTTGTTACTGGTAAATTAATTGAAAAATAA